Proteins from a genomic interval of Crassostrea angulata isolate pt1a10 chromosome 7, ASM2561291v2, whole genome shotgun sequence:
- the LOC128155706 gene encoding serine/threonine-protein kinase PLK4-like isoform X1: MADAFSMGESIDDYQVLNLLGKGGFACVYRARSNKTGMEVAIKMIDKKLMKAHGMVARVRKEVEIHSRLKHPSILELFNYFEDNNYVYLVLEICMNGELNRYLKANCKVLTEDEAQHFMRQIVEGMLYLHSHGILHRDLTLANLLLTRNMNVKIADFGLATQLTVPDEKHFTMCGTPNYISPEIAMRSAHGLEADVWSLGCMLYTFLVGKPPFDTEAVKSTLNRVIHADFDLPSHLSEDAKNLIQSLLKKNPKERLSLPDILRHPFMTYDKEAYRKVSKNLGDTSIDSGRYTMATLTTSTSSKMTNNLKPRPFQAFPLESNIAEDAERIFQSKKQSSEESEVANIFNQRVPTSSAISRHPPSPPVRLRDSERVTERQQFLRSNSQDKSRSMEHYSVERSLEEIHGVKQNNRPAPQFDPAKYQDNRSNTPSNSSGWSCSLSLHSNDPKNVASPAVHGYSDTSSHGVSKPSASDLSSQSSEFSLYNTKKVLNFESDSLHEKSRHKDGQDYESSSSHCSAKHSYSQQGYVGQYGRSKSVDDFLDSDIDTNANCNSKSEQLNKTEVTRSVKSSTASSSEEGKGNKGIGDSVQPLSAVRLCPIRQKTRNAVVNIMENGEVCLEFVKQKQKVEKVMEVFVISPDGMSVKIYQPNHGKGEPISDHPLPLPESPTKQFTFDELPEKYWKKYQYAARFVKLVRSKTPKVTIYTSKAKCMLMENSPNHDFEAVFYDGNFPGDDQTNFCDDCFPWSAKFTMNSTNIRIIEKTGTSLVLESEDTRQRLAEETQHLLEYVKQCRQQCLELESVIESVQQRCSTKGQQFFPVIVGRRPNVNLNDSQRSHSTSDPPSSLGMDNVSTPSSGSGRPPTMSSFDGTVVSTVTECVDPSSASRLTDDSHDQTLRAQQIAERLGNISPTSTLQSERLNNVSPTSSHGSSTQLRKSTVLRSVFVKDIGWASQLSNGEIWVKFDDGTQIGVKPTTTTVKYVDLQGKLFRFQRTDILPEAVKLRLGKVPVVLETLMQEAPPTSTPSSTYH; this comes from the exons ATGGCTGATGCATTCAGCATGGGAGAAAGTATCGAC GATTACCAAGTGCTTAACCTCCTTGGCAAGGGTGGTTTCGCATGTGTCTACAGAGCCCGCTCAAACAAAACTGGGATGGAAGTGGCCATCAAAATG atTGACAAAAAGTTAATGAAAGCACATGGAATGGTAGCTCGGGTTAGGAAAGAAGTAGAAATTCACTCCAGATTAAAACATCCTTCTATATTAGAG CTGTTCAACTACTTTGAGGACAATAACTATGTGTACTTGGTGCTAGAAATCTGCATGAACGGAGAACTCAACCGATACCTGAAGGCAAACTGCAAGGTTCTTACAGAGGATGAAG CTCAACATTTCATGAGACAGATTGTGGAAGGAATGCTCTATCTTCACTCACATGGTATTCTGCACAGAGACCTGACTTTGGCCAACCTTCTACTGACTAGAAATATGAATGTG AAAATTGCTGATTTTGGATTGGCTACCCAGCTAACAGTTCCAGATGAGAAACACTTCACCATGTGTGGAACTCCTAATTACATCTCTCC gGAAATAGCTATGAGATCAGCCCATGGTCTAGAGGCAGATGTTTGGTCCCTTGGTTGCATGCTGTACACATTCTTAGTAGGCAAGCCCCCATTTGATACGGAGGCTGTCAAAAGCACACTGAACAGAGTCATTCATGCTGACTTTGACTTACCAAGTCACCTGTCAGAAGATGCCAAAAATCTGATTCAGTCCTTGCTAAAGAAGAATCCCAAAGAGAGGCTCTCTCTGCCTG ATATTTTAAGGCACCCTTTCATGACCTATGATAAAGAGGCATATAGGAAAGTTTCGAAG AATTTGGGTGATACATCAATTGATAGTGGACGATACACCATGGCAACCTTGACAACTTCTACCTCCTCAAAGATGACCAACAACCTCAAGCCCCGCCCCTTCCAAGCATTTCCTTTAGAGTCCAACATAGCTGAAGATGCGGAGAGAATTTTCCAAAGTAAGAAACAGAGTTCTGAAGAGAGTGAAGTTGCCAACATCTTCAACCAAAGAGTTCCAACCAGCTCAGCCATTTCCAGGCATCCACCATCACCTCCAGTCCGATTAAGGGACAg TGAAAGAGTCACAGAGAGACAACAGTTTCTGAGGAGCAATAGCCAAGACAAGAGTAGAAGTATGGAGCATTATTCTGTGGAGCGCAGCTTGGAGGAAATCCATGGAGTCAAGCAGAACAACAGGCCTGCCCCGCAGTTTGACCCTGCCAAATACCAGGACAATCGCTCCAACACCCCGAGCAACTCCTCAGGGTGGTCCTGTAGTTTATCCCTTCACAGCAACGATCCCAAGAATGTGGCTAGTCCTGCTGTCCATGGTTATAGTGACACCAGTAGTCATGGAGTCAGCAAACCGTCTGCCAGTGACCTGTCTTCCCAAAGTAGTGAATTTAGTCTTTATAACACAAAGAAGGTGCTAAACTTTGAAAGTGACAGCCTCCATGAGAAGTCCCGACATAAAGATGGCCAGGACTATGAGTCTTCTTCCTCGCACTGCAGCGCCAAGCACTCTTACTCCCAGCAGGGATATGTGGGTCAGTATGGAAGGAGCAAGTCCGTGGATGATTTCCTGGATAGTGATATTGACACTAATGCTAACTGCAATAGCAAGTCAGAACAGTTAAACAAGACTGAGGTGACCAGAAGTGTGAAAAGTTCCACTGCATCGTCATCTGAAGAAGGGAAAGGAAACAAAGGAATCGGCGACTCTGTTCAACCTCTCTCTGCAGTCAGGCTGTGTCCAATTCGCCAAAAGACAAGAAATGCTGTT GTCAACATTATGGAAAATGGGGAAGTTTGCCTGGAGTTTGTGAAACAGAAGCAGAAGGTTGAAAAGGTGATGGAGGTCTTTGTCATCTCCCCCGATGGTATGAGTGTAAAGATCTACCAGCCAAACCATGGCAAGGGGGAGCCCATCTCGGACCACCCTCTCCCACTCCCTGAGTCACCCACCAAACAGTTCACCTTCGATGAGCTCCCAGAGAAATACTGGAAAAAATACCAGTATGCTGCAAG GTTTGTGAAACTGGTCAGGTCCAAGACCCCTAAAGTAACCATTTACACTAGCAAAGCTAAGTGTATGTTGATGGAGAACTCACCAAACCATGACTTTGAAGCAGTATTCTATGATG GCAATTTTCCTGGAGATGACCAAACTAATTTCTGTGATGATTGTTTCCCATGGA GTGCTAAATTCACAATGAACTCCACAAACATTCGAATCATAGAGAAGACAGGGACATCGCTGGTGTTGGAGTCTGAGGACACGCGACAGCGACTGGCTGAGGAGACACAGCACTTATTGGAGTACGTGAAGCAGTGCAGACAGCAGTGCCTTGAGCTGGAGTCTGTCATAGAGTCTGTTCAGCAGCGCTGTAGCACCAAGGGCCAGCAGTTTTTTCCAGTCATCGTGGGCCGACGCCCCAATGTCAACCTGAATGATTCCCAGCGGTCCCATTCCACCAGTGACCCTCCCAGTTCTCTGGGCATGGACAATGTCAGTACTCCCTCCTCTGGTTCTGGAAGACCCCCCACT ATGTCATCATTTGATGGAACTGTTGTCAGTACAGTGACAGAGTGTGTGGATCCCTCCTCTGCTTCAAGACTGACAGACGACTCTCATGACCAGACACTGAGAGCCCAGCAGATCGCAGAGCGCCTCGGTAACATTAGTCCCACCTCAACTCTGCAGAGTGAGAGGTTGAACAATGTGAGTCCTACATCTAGTCATGGTAGCAGCACTCAGCTACGCAAGTCCACAGTGTTACGCAGTGTTTTTGTCAAAGACATTGGATGGGCATCACAG CTGTCTAATGGAGAAATAtgggtaaaatttgatgatgGAACCCAAATAGGAGTAAAGCCAACCACTACCACAGTTAAATATGTGGATCTTCAAGGAAAACTTTTTAG
- the LOC128155706 gene encoding serine/threonine-protein kinase PLK4-like isoform X2: MADAFSMGESIDDYQVLNLLGKGGFACVYRARSNKTGMEVAIKMIDKKLMKAHGMVARVRKEVEIHSRLKHPSILELFNYFEDNNYVYLVLEICMNGELNRYLKANCKVLTEDEAQHFMRQIVEGMLYLHSHGILHRDLTLANLLLTRNMNVKIADFGLATQLTVPDEKHFTMCGTPNYISPEIAMRSAHGLEADVWSLGCMLYTFLVGKPPFDTEAVKSTLNRVIHADFDLPSHLSEDAKNLIQSLLKKNPKERLSLPDILRHPFMTYDKEAYRKVSKNLGDTSIDSGRYTMATLTTSTSSKMTNNLKPRPFQAFPLESNIAEDAERIFQSKKQSSEESEVANIFNQRVPTSSAISRHPPSPPVRLRDSERVTERQQFLRSNSQDKSRSMEHYSVERSLEEIHGVKQNNRPAPQFDPAKYQDNRSNTPSNSSGWSCSLSLHSNDPKNVASPAVHGYSDTSSHGVSKPSASDLSSQSSEFSLYNTKKVLNFESDSLHEKSRHKDGQDYESSSSHCSAKHSYSQQGYVGQYGRSKSVDDFLDSDIDTNANCNSKSEQLNKTEVTRSVKSSTASSSEEGKGNKGIGDSVQPLSAVRLCPIRQKTRNAVVNIMENGEVCLEFVKQKQKVEKVMEVFVISPDGMSVKIYQPNHGKGEPISDHPLPLPESPTKQFTFDELPEKYWKKYQYAARFVKLVRSKTPKVTIYTSKAKCMLMENSPNHDFEAVFYDGAKFTMNSTNIRIIEKTGTSLVLESEDTRQRLAEETQHLLEYVKQCRQQCLELESVIESVQQRCSTKGQQFFPVIVGRRPNVNLNDSQRSHSTSDPPSSLGMDNVSTPSSGSGRPPTMSSFDGTVVSTVTECVDPSSASRLTDDSHDQTLRAQQIAERLGNISPTSTLQSERLNNVSPTSSHGSSTQLRKSTVLRSVFVKDIGWASQLSNGEIWVKFDDGTQIGVKPTTTTVKYVDLQGKLFRFQRTDILPEAVKLRLGKVPVVLETLMQEAPPTSTPSSTYH; the protein is encoded by the exons ATGGCTGATGCATTCAGCATGGGAGAAAGTATCGAC GATTACCAAGTGCTTAACCTCCTTGGCAAGGGTGGTTTCGCATGTGTCTACAGAGCCCGCTCAAACAAAACTGGGATGGAAGTGGCCATCAAAATG atTGACAAAAAGTTAATGAAAGCACATGGAATGGTAGCTCGGGTTAGGAAAGAAGTAGAAATTCACTCCAGATTAAAACATCCTTCTATATTAGAG CTGTTCAACTACTTTGAGGACAATAACTATGTGTACTTGGTGCTAGAAATCTGCATGAACGGAGAACTCAACCGATACCTGAAGGCAAACTGCAAGGTTCTTACAGAGGATGAAG CTCAACATTTCATGAGACAGATTGTGGAAGGAATGCTCTATCTTCACTCACATGGTATTCTGCACAGAGACCTGACTTTGGCCAACCTTCTACTGACTAGAAATATGAATGTG AAAATTGCTGATTTTGGATTGGCTACCCAGCTAACAGTTCCAGATGAGAAACACTTCACCATGTGTGGAACTCCTAATTACATCTCTCC gGAAATAGCTATGAGATCAGCCCATGGTCTAGAGGCAGATGTTTGGTCCCTTGGTTGCATGCTGTACACATTCTTAGTAGGCAAGCCCCCATTTGATACGGAGGCTGTCAAAAGCACACTGAACAGAGTCATTCATGCTGACTTTGACTTACCAAGTCACCTGTCAGAAGATGCCAAAAATCTGATTCAGTCCTTGCTAAAGAAGAATCCCAAAGAGAGGCTCTCTCTGCCTG ATATTTTAAGGCACCCTTTCATGACCTATGATAAAGAGGCATATAGGAAAGTTTCGAAG AATTTGGGTGATACATCAATTGATAGTGGACGATACACCATGGCAACCTTGACAACTTCTACCTCCTCAAAGATGACCAACAACCTCAAGCCCCGCCCCTTCCAAGCATTTCCTTTAGAGTCCAACATAGCTGAAGATGCGGAGAGAATTTTCCAAAGTAAGAAACAGAGTTCTGAAGAGAGTGAAGTTGCCAACATCTTCAACCAAAGAGTTCCAACCAGCTCAGCCATTTCCAGGCATCCACCATCACCTCCAGTCCGATTAAGGGACAg TGAAAGAGTCACAGAGAGACAACAGTTTCTGAGGAGCAATAGCCAAGACAAGAGTAGAAGTATGGAGCATTATTCTGTGGAGCGCAGCTTGGAGGAAATCCATGGAGTCAAGCAGAACAACAGGCCTGCCCCGCAGTTTGACCCTGCCAAATACCAGGACAATCGCTCCAACACCCCGAGCAACTCCTCAGGGTGGTCCTGTAGTTTATCCCTTCACAGCAACGATCCCAAGAATGTGGCTAGTCCTGCTGTCCATGGTTATAGTGACACCAGTAGTCATGGAGTCAGCAAACCGTCTGCCAGTGACCTGTCTTCCCAAAGTAGTGAATTTAGTCTTTATAACACAAAGAAGGTGCTAAACTTTGAAAGTGACAGCCTCCATGAGAAGTCCCGACATAAAGATGGCCAGGACTATGAGTCTTCTTCCTCGCACTGCAGCGCCAAGCACTCTTACTCCCAGCAGGGATATGTGGGTCAGTATGGAAGGAGCAAGTCCGTGGATGATTTCCTGGATAGTGATATTGACACTAATGCTAACTGCAATAGCAAGTCAGAACAGTTAAACAAGACTGAGGTGACCAGAAGTGTGAAAAGTTCCACTGCATCGTCATCTGAAGAAGGGAAAGGAAACAAAGGAATCGGCGACTCTGTTCAACCTCTCTCTGCAGTCAGGCTGTGTCCAATTCGCCAAAAGACAAGAAATGCTGTT GTCAACATTATGGAAAATGGGGAAGTTTGCCTGGAGTTTGTGAAACAGAAGCAGAAGGTTGAAAAGGTGATGGAGGTCTTTGTCATCTCCCCCGATGGTATGAGTGTAAAGATCTACCAGCCAAACCATGGCAAGGGGGAGCCCATCTCGGACCACCCTCTCCCACTCCCTGAGTCACCCACCAAACAGTTCACCTTCGATGAGCTCCCAGAGAAATACTGGAAAAAATACCAGTATGCTGCAAG GTTTGTGAAACTGGTCAGGTCCAAGACCCCTAAAGTAACCATTTACACTAGCAAAGCTAAGTGTATGTTGATGGAGAACTCACCAAACCATGACTTTGAAGCAGTATTCTATGATG GTGCTAAATTCACAATGAACTCCACAAACATTCGAATCATAGAGAAGACAGGGACATCGCTGGTGTTGGAGTCTGAGGACACGCGACAGCGACTGGCTGAGGAGACACAGCACTTATTGGAGTACGTGAAGCAGTGCAGACAGCAGTGCCTTGAGCTGGAGTCTGTCATAGAGTCTGTTCAGCAGCGCTGTAGCACCAAGGGCCAGCAGTTTTTTCCAGTCATCGTGGGCCGACGCCCCAATGTCAACCTGAATGATTCCCAGCGGTCCCATTCCACCAGTGACCCTCCCAGTTCTCTGGGCATGGACAATGTCAGTACTCCCTCCTCTGGTTCTGGAAGACCCCCCACT ATGTCATCATTTGATGGAACTGTTGTCAGTACAGTGACAGAGTGTGTGGATCCCTCCTCTGCTTCAAGACTGACAGACGACTCTCATGACCAGACACTGAGAGCCCAGCAGATCGCAGAGCGCCTCGGTAACATTAGTCCCACCTCAACTCTGCAGAGTGAGAGGTTGAACAATGTGAGTCCTACATCTAGTCATGGTAGCAGCACTCAGCTACGCAAGTCCACAGTGTTACGCAGTGTTTTTGTCAAAGACATTGGATGGGCATCACAG CTGTCTAATGGAGAAATAtgggtaaaatttgatgatgGAACCCAAATAGGAGTAAAGCCAACCACTACCACAGTTAAATATGTGGATCTTCAAGGAAAACTTTTTAG